The following DNA comes from Sphingomonas flavescens.
GACGCTTGACGAACCCATAGCCGCGCACGCGGTTGAACCATTTGACCTCCACCGGCTCGAACGCACCGGCATTTTCCGCAAGGGCCTTGCGATCCGCGCGCTCACCCGATGGCATGGACGAGCGCGACTGCTGCGGCAAGGCCGATGAGGTATCGATGGAAATGACTCGCTTGGCCTGCAGTCCGCGGTCGAGACGGACCGGCACGCACTCGATCAACGCCCCTTCGGGCACGCTGCGGCGCCCATGCTCGCGCAAGACACTGAAATGGAGGAGCACATCCCCCTCCACGTCGTCGCTCACGAGGAAGCCGAAGCCACGCGTCGCATCGAACCATTTCACCCGGCCGGTGATTGGTTCCAGCTCGTCCTGAATCGACTCTTCAGCGGGCTCCATCGCGGCCCGATCCCCTTCCTCGGCGACTTGCAAAGCGCTCAGTGCCATGACCCTTATTAACATGGGTGTGTGTGTCGGCAAACCGACTTTAATCGTCGGTAGACCGAACGAACTCACGTAATTGATCCTCATCAACGTCTGCGCCCGGCGGCATGCTGGCAATGACCCGCGCCAATCCGAAACCGTGGCCGCCACGAATCATGGCGGCGATCCACCTCTCGCGCTGCGGGCGGTCTGGCTCAGCGTCCGCGAAGGGCCCCATCCGGCGCCGTCGCGCCAGCCGCACCGCCGAGCGGACGACCTCCTCATCCGCATGTCGCCGGGCCTCGGCACCATCATCGTCGTCGACCCCGGCCAGCCTTAGCTTTTCCGTCAGCCGCCGCTTGCCATAGCCGCGCGCGGTCAGCGACCGCGACTGGCCCAGCGCATATGCTGCGTCGTCAACGTAGCCGAGCTCGGCGAAGCGCGCGGCAAGTGCAGGGACATCCGACGGCCGCTCGCCCGCCCACCCCCGCTCGCGGATCTTTCGGTTGAGGTAGGCGGCCAGCTTCGCCTGCGTCGTCGCATATTTGCCGACATAGCGCAGCGCGAGTTCCTGCAGACGCTGCTGATCGAGCGGCGGCGGCACGCGGCGGGGTCGCTGAGATCGCTCCACGCCCGATTTGTGCCACAGTCACCGGCCAAGGGAATAGCGGCTGCGGCTTTTGTGCGGCCCAACAGCCGATCGGGAATGAAGGGATGGAAGGCTTGCTCGAGCGAAACACCTCGATGTCGGAGCAACTCGCGCCGCCGGGCGCCACCGCGACGCGCGACACGCTGCCACGCCGCCTGGCCGATTTTCGGACTTTGGGCGAGGCGCTCGACTATGCCGCTACGGGCCAGCGCGGACTCAACTTCCACGACGCGCGCGGGACGTTGACGCGCAACTATCCCTATTCTGAACTGCGCACCGACGCGCTGGTCGCCGCGCGCCGTCTCATGGCGATCGGCATCAAGCCCGGCGACCGCGTGGCCCTGATTGCCGAGACCGGCGCGGAATTCGCCGCCGTTTTCTTCGGCGCCGTCTATGCCGGGGCCTGGCCGGTTCCCTTGCCGCTGCCGACCAGCTTTGGCGGCCGTGACGCCTATGTCGACCAGCTCGCCGTGCAGCTGAACAGCTCCGATCCGGCGCTCCTCCTCTATCCGCCCGAGCTTGCGGATTTCTGCCAGCAGGCGGCTGAGCGCTCGGGCGTTCAATCGCGCGACTGGGACTCGCTTCAAAGTCTTGAGCCCGCGACCGGCGACCTGCCGTCGGCCAATCCCGACGACATCGCCTATCTGCAATATTCCAGCGGTTCGACTCGCTTCCCGCACGGCGTCGCGGTCACGCATGAAGCGCTGCTCGACAATCTTCACGCGCATGGCGTCGGACTTCAGGTGACCGAAGACGATCGCGTCATCTCCTGGCTCCCCTGGTATCACGACATGGGCCTGGTCGGTTGCTTTCTCTCGCCGGTCGCGATGCAGATGTCGGTCGACTATCTGAAGACCGAGGATTTCGCGCGGCGCCCCCTCGCCTGGCTCGACATGATTACGCGCAACCCGGGTAACAGCGTCAGTTACTCGCCGACCTTCGGCTACGACATTTGCTCGCGCCGCATGAGTTCGCAGACCCGCGCCGAGGACCGCTTCGATCTGTCGCGCTGGCGGATCGCCGGCAATGGCGCGGACATGATCCGGCCCGAAGTGATGCAGGCGTTCGTCGACAGCTTCGACGCCGCCGGCTTCAAGGCCAGCGCCTTCTGCCCGAGCTATGGTCTCGCCGAGGCCACGCTCGCCGTGTCGCTGATGCCCCCGGGTGAAGGCATCCGCCTCGAATTGGTCGAGGAGAGCGAACTGTCCGGTGGTGCGCAGGAGACCGGCCGTCCCCGCCGCTACCGCGCCGTCGTTAACTGCGGCCGCGCGGTCGAGGGCATGGAGATCGAAATCCGTGGGCCGGACGGCGACCTGTTGCCCGACCGCGGCATCGGCAAGGTGTTCGTTCGCGGCAAATCCGTCATGCACAGCTATTTCCGCGATCCGGAATCGACCGACGCCTGCCTCAGCGCCGACGGTTGGCTCGATACCGGCGACATGGGGTACCTCTCGTCGGGCTACATCTTCATCGTCGGCCGCGCGAAGGACATGATCATCATCAACGGCCGCAATCACTGGCCGCAGGACATCGAATGGGCCGTCGAGCAGCTGCCCGGCTTCAAGTCCGGTGACATTGCCGCCTTTGCGATCACCGGTCCCTCCGGCGAGGAAACACCCGCGGTGCTCGTGCACTGCCGCATCTCGGACAATGACGAGCGTGGCCGCCTGCGCGACGAGATCCGCGAGCGCGTCCGGGCCATCACCGGCATCACGCCGGTGGTCGAGCTCGTCCCGCCGCGCACGCTGCCGCGTACTAGCTCCGGCAAGCTTTCACGCACCAAAGCGCGCAATCTCTACTTGTCCGGCGAGATCCAGCCCTACGATATCGCCGCCTAGCTCAACGTTCGCGCGCCGCGCAGTTCGCGTGAACGCAACGAGCGCGGCGCTAACTCGGCAGTTTCGGAGGCACGGTTTTCTTCAGCCGGCCGGAGATCTGGCACACCAGCCCGTCCGGCTGGAAGTCGAGATCGACGGTCCCATGCAATTCGGCGGCCAGGCCGCGCTTAATCAGCCGCGTTCCGAAACCCTCGGTCGTGGGCTGCGTGACTGCTGGCCCGCCAACCTCGCGCCATGTCAGGTCGAAACGGCCATTATCTTCCGTCCACGATAGATCGATGGTTCCGCCGTCGGTGCTAAGCGCGCCATATTTGGATGCGTTGGTCGCAAGCTCGTGGATCGCCAGCGCCAGCGTCACCGCCGTCTGCGGGGCGATCTTGAAGTCGGGGCCGTCCATCGCGCAACGGCGCTCGTGACAGAAGGGCCGCAGCGCCGCGGTGACGATCTGCTTCATCGACGCGGCCTCCCACCGCTGCTCGGTCAGCAGATTATGTGCAGCTGCCAATGCTGTCAGCCGCGATTCAAACGATTTGATCGCCTCCCCGGGCGACGCTTGGTCGCGGAACGTCTGGTGGGCCAGACTCTGCACGATCGCGAGGGTGTTCTTCACGCGGTGATTGAGTTCGCCGATCAGGATTTGCTGATGACGCTCGCCCTCCGCGCGCGCGGCGAACGACTGGCGCAGCGTATCGCCAACCTCATCGATTTCCCGGATCCCCGTCCGCCTGATCCCGTCACCACCGCCGCCCGGACGGGAAGCGTCGACCAGCGCGTGTACCGACCCGACGAGCTTGGCACCGATCAGCGCCGCCAGTGCAGCCCCTGCGAGCAGGATGAAGAGTGCGAGCAACGATCCCCGCCAGACGGCGAGCCGCGTCGCGTTGTTCACCTGCTCAATGGGAGACCCGACGATCACCGACCAGCCCGTCAACGGGGATCGATTGAAGGCGGACAGCATTGCCACGCCTTCCAGGCTCTTTGTCTGCAGCACCGCCGAATTGGACCGCGACAAGGCCGCCTTCAACGGGCCCGTCGCGGGGTGACCGACAAACTGGTCGGGCTTGATGTTACGCCAGATCACGCGACCCGACGTGTCGACCAGCGTCGCAATATTCCCGGTTGCGGTACTCTCGCGCGTGATGATGTGATCGAACGACCGCGGCCGGTAGAGCACCGAAATCGCGAATTCCGGCCTCGCCTCCGTTCCGAGCGGCACATCGACGCACACGATGTTCGGCTCGACCGCGCCGCGCGACAGGTCGCAGATGTGGATTTTGCCCCGGTCGAACGCCCGCCACATTTCCGCGGGCGGCGTTGAGCGGGGCAAGGGCGCGCCCGCGGGCAACAGCGTGTTCACATATTGCTGCCCGTTACGATCGTGAATGACGACCCAGGCGTCGCTGTCTCCCAGCGCGACGCGCGCCTGCCTGTCGAGCCGCGCCCAATTGTGCGTCGCCGCAGCATTGGACGCGCTGATCGCGCGCAGAACGCCGACGGCCCTGCCAATCTTGCCATCGACGGCGATGGACAGCGCCTTGGCGGTCTCCCGCGTCTGCGCCTCGGCGCGCTGCCGGTTAACGGCATTGGCCTGCGCCATGACCAGTCCGAACGCGGTTGTCGCGAGGATGAGGCAGATCGCGACCAGCGCGAACAGATAAACCCGAATCGAACGCACGCGAACTCCCCCGCCCAATCCCGCTATTTAGCAGGTCTCCCGCCGCGCACTATTGGGCCAAAGGGCAAGTCCCTGCGTACTTGTATTAAATCCCGATTTACAACAATCTATGTGATAGGAACGGGAGTGGAGACGAAGATCGTGCACCGGATGCAAGGCTGGGTCGGCCGCAAGGACCGGCAACCCGTTGCCGTCGACGCAACCGTGCATGAAGATGACGGAACCGCGACCGACGTCCGTCTGACCGACATTTCCGAAGAAGGCTGCCGGATCGAGGGTGATCGCGATTTCCGGATCGGACAACGCGTGCAGATCGCCATTCCTGACGTAGGTCGCGTCAGCGCGCAAATCCGCTGGGCGCTCATGGGCAGCGCCGGCGCGAAGTTCGTGGACGATAGCGGGGAAGACTGAACTCAACTCGGGCGCGAATTCATCGGCGTCATGACAATCTTTTCATGCGATCGTCACGCGATTCATCTTTCGCCGTCGTGATGACTGACGCAAAGCCAAACCATGCGCGCGCCAACGGTTACCGCGATAGTGCCGGTCCACAACCGGGCGGGCCGGGTCAGCCGGGCCGTCGCTAGCCTGGCCGCGCAAACGCTTGACGATATGGAGATCATCGTCGTCGACGACGGATCGACCGACAATTCGGCTGAAGCCGCGGAGCGTGCGGCACCCGGCCAGGTCCGTGTTCTCCGCCACAGCAGCAACCGTGGCATCCCGGCCGCGCGGAATACGGGCCTCGAGGCAGCGCAAGGCCGCTACGTCGCGTGGCTGGACAGTGACGACATTGCAAACCCCCGTCGGCTAGAACGTCAAGTCCGCTTTCTCGACCGTCGCGTCGACCTGGCCATGGTGGGTTCCGCCGCCCGCTGCATCGGACCGGACGGACGGCGGAAGCGCGGCGTGCGCATGCCGCTGCTCGATCATCGCGCCATCGCACCCGCGCTGCTGTTCCGGTCGCCTTTCCAGCAATCGACCGTCATGGGCCGCGCATCGATCCTGAAGCAGTTTCTTTACCGGGAAGAGTATTCGGTCTGCGAAGACCTCGACATGTTCATTCGCCTCAGCGTCCGGCACCGCGTCGGCAACATGCACGACGTCCTTGTCGACCGCACCATCCACCCCGGCCAGATCGGGCGGCGCGAAGGCGATCTCGTCCGCGACCGCAAGCGGAAGCTGCTGGCCTCCCAACTCGCCGATCTGCAACTAGCCTTCACGCCCGATGACCTGGATCGCCACGTCACGCTTGGCGCTCCGAAGAACGAGCCCCAATCTCGCGAGATGATGGATTGGGCGCAGCAATGGCTCGAAAGGCTGCGGCAGGCGAACAACAGGGTCGGCAGATACGATCCCAACGGACTTGCGCTTGCTTCGGCGATGACCTGGGTGACGCTGTGCCGCGCCGACATGCGGGGTCATCACCCAATTCGCGCCTTGCGGGAGCTGGTCGGTTCGTCGCTCACGCTCGGATTTCTCGGCTCCGCCGGCATAAGCTGGATTTCGGAAGCCCTGCCGACGTTGTTAGGAAGCCTCGGATGACGACCCGCGACACGCTCAGCAAGGTCCCTGCGGTCACGCTCGGATTCTGGATCGTCAAAATCCTCGCGACGACGCTCGGCGAGACCGGCGGCGACACTGTCACCATGACCTGGCTGGGCGAGACGACGGCCCACCCCGCCCCCTACGGCTATTTGATCGGCACCGGGATTTTCGGCCTGCTTCTGATTGCATTTGTCGTCGCTCAGGTCCGCGCGCGCGGCTTCAATCCCTGGCTCTACTGGGCGACCATCATCGCCTCGACGACCTGCGGGACCACCCTTGCCGACTTCGCCGATCGATCGCTCGGCATCGGCTATCCCGGCGGGTCGTTGCTGCTCCTCGCCTGTGTATTGCTGTCGCTATTCGTCTGGTGGCGGACAATCGGCACCGTCGACGTCAACACCGTCGCCACCCCGCGGGAGGAGATCTTCTACTGGATCACCATCACCTTCTCCCAGACGCTGGGCACCGCGCTTGCCGACTGGAGCGCCGATCCGCTCAGCGAAGGCGGCTGGGGACTTGGTTATTCGGGGGGTGCGCTCGTGTTCGGCACCGGACTCGCGATACTCGCGATCCTCTATTTCTCGACGAAGGTGTCGCGCGTTTTCCTCTTCTGGGCTGCCTTCATCCTGACCCGACCGCTCGGCGCGACCGTCGGCGACTGGCTCGACAAGCCGGTCGCCAAGGGCGGCCTCGAGCTCAGCCGCCCGATCGCGACAGCCGTACTCGCGGTTGCCATCGTCGCCCTGATATTGCTGCTCCCGCAGCGCGCAGGGCGGCACCCGTCGGCCGCTCCCGCATCCTGAGCCTTGCGCCGGGCGCGCTGCCTAGCTACCTGCGCCGGCGGCCTAGGGGTATAGCTCAGTTGGTAGAGCATCGGTCTCCAAAACCGAGGGTCGTGGGTTCGAGTCCCTCTGCCCCTGCCAAAGCTTGATCCGCGGAGCGCGGCGAAGCAGCGCGAAGAGACGGAGAAGGCCGGATGGCCTGCGCGAAGCGACAGGACCGACGTCACGGGATCGCTCCCGTGACGCAAGCCGCTGCCCTTACGCCAACTGCGGCATGACCCGTCGGCGTTGCGAGCGCCGCATCGTCATGCCGATCCCCGCAAAGCCGACCAGCATCATCGCCCAACTTGCCGGCTCCGGCACCGCGCGAAAATTGAGGGATATCAGAGTCGCTCCGGACCTCTGATCGACAGTGCCGGTACCAACAAAACTCCCTGTCGCGCCGGTATAGGCGCCAGTGCCTCCAGTGATCGTGTAATTGGAGACGAGATCGAACAAGGTCGGACGCCCGATTTGACCCGGGACTGGTGTCGCCAAGCCAACTTGCGTGCCTGCAAATGATCCGTCCGCGAGCACGATATTGAAGGTGCCGGTAATCGGCTGCCCCACCGCTTGGCAGACGTCGGAACTGTAGGTGAAGCCTCCCAGCGTCGGGGACGTGCCTGCGGTTGGCAAGACGTAGGTATGGAAGAACCCCGACGCGCAGACGGACGGATCGCCAACATTGCTGACGGCATTCATTACCGACCCACTGAATGCCACATCCGCCGCTTGCGCCGGCGCGGCCGCTCCGATCACCGCCAGCGGCAGCGCTGCCCTTTTCAAGCCTCGCATCATCATCGTAAACTCCCTGTTAACTAGCGGACGCTGCCGCCTACGGCCCGCCGGCCCGCCGTTCGATGATGATGTTGTGATGATGTTGTGATGCGCCCGGCCGAACCCTTCTTGCCGGGCAACCTTGAAGACTCACGTCGCCGCCGCTAAGTGAGCCTCAGCCCCGCCGGCCGTCAGGTCCGCGGGGCGGTTTTTTATCCGCAAGCGAGCAAGGGCAAACGTGGCGAAAGTCTCCCCCGGCGAATTCATCCGTCAGGTCCGTGTCGAGACCTCCAAGGTCCATTGGCCGACCCGCAAGGAAACCGTCGCGACCGGCATCATGGTGATCATCATGACCATGGTCCTCGCTTTTTTCTTCTTCGGCGTCGACGCCTTCTTCTCGACCGTCGTCAAATATCTGCTGAGCCTCCTCGGCTAGCCCTTACAGACAAGAGATCCGACACATGTCCCGCTGGTACATCATCCACGCTTATTCCGGCTTCGAGAACAAGGTCCGCGACGCGATCATGAGCGAAGCGAACCGCATGGGCCTGACGCCCTATGTCGAGCAGATCGAGGTCCCGACCGAGACGGTGACCGAGATCAAGCGCGGCAAGAAGGTGCAGACCGACCGCAAGTTCATGCCTGGTTACGTGCTCGCGAAGCTGGAGATGAACGACGAGGTCTACCACCTCGTCAAGAACACGCCCAAGGTCACCGGCTTCCTCGGCAACGGCGGCAAGCCGCAGGCCATCCCGGACGCGCAGGCCGCGCGCATGCTCGACACCAAGGAAGAAGCCGCCGCCCACGGCGCCAAGCCCAAGATCAACGTCGACTATGAGATCGGCGATGCGGTCAAGGTGCTCGACGGCCCATTCGCCAGCTTCAACGGCGTCGTCGAGGAACTCGACTTCGACCGCGGCCGCGTGAAGGTCAGCGTCAGCATCTTCGGCCGCGCCACGCCGGTGGAGCTTGAGTTCGAACAGGTCGAACGCGTCAAGTAGCGCCGAGCGCAGCGAAGCGATTGCGCAGCGATCGTCAGCTGCGTCGAAGAGACGCTACTGACCGGCCGGCGGGGCGTGAGGCCAAGCCGAGCAAGCCCGTCCGACGAGGTCACGGGATTCTCTCCCGTGACCCTTCTTCATAAAGCTATTTCGACGTCCGCGGATCGTCCTTCGGATCGACATAGGTAATCGCGAAGGGCCCCATGCCATCGACCTGGACCTCCAGCGGATCGGCGGTGAACACATAATGGTTCATCCCCGCCATCATCGTCACGTGATAGCCCTTGGTCAGGCTGCCGACGTTCGCCTTATCCAGCTTGTCGCCCATGCCATATGACAGCGTTCCCGCCGTCACCACGCGCACGGTCTCGTCGCCCGGATGCTTGTGCGGCGGCACGGTGTAACCCGCCGGCATCTTGATCCGCACGGTGAACGGCGCCGCCTTGCTCGGGTCTCCTTTCACCACGGCGATCTGGCCCCCGGCGGGAAGCCCCACGCCGGTCGCGTCCATCCACTTCATTCCCTTGGATTGGGCCGGTGCGCCGGTGACGAAAGCGGCAGCAGCGGCAAGCAACAGAAAGCGGTGCATAAGTACCCCCAAATGCAAACCTTCCCGCCGCGCCGCATAGCAGGAAACAGCCGCGCATTCTCGTGA
Coding sequences within:
- a CDS encoding glycosyltransferase family 2 protein — encoded protein: MRAPTVTAIVPVHNRAGRVSRAVASLAAQTLDDMEIIVVDDGSTDNSAEAAERAAPGQVRVLRHSSNRGIPAARNTGLEAAQGRYVAWLDSDDIANPRRLERQVRFLDRRVDLAMVGSAARCIGPDGRRKRGVRMPLLDHRAIAPALLFRSPFQQSTVMGRASILKQFLYREEYSVCEDLDMFIRLSVRHRVGNMHDVLVDRTIHPGQIGRREGDLVRDRKRKLLASQLADLQLAFTPDDLDRHVTLGAPKNEPQSREMMDWAQQWLERLRQANNRVGRYDPNGLALASAMTWVTLCRADMRGHHPIRALRELVGSSLTLGFLGSAGISWISEALPTLLGSLG
- the nusG gene encoding transcription termination/antitermination protein NusG, coding for MSRWYIIHAYSGFENKVRDAIMSEANRMGLTPYVEQIEVPTETVTEIKRGKKVQTDRKFMPGYVLAKLEMNDEVYHLVKNTPKVTGFLGNGGKPQAIPDAQAARMLDTKEEAAAHGAKPKINVDYEIGDAVKVLDGPFASFNGVVEELDFDRGRVKVSVSIFGRATPVELEFEQVERVK
- a CDS encoding cold shock domain-containing protein, which codes for MALSALQVAEEGDRAAMEPAEESIQDELEPITGRVKWFDATRGFGFLVSDDVEGDVLLHFSVLREHGRRSVPEGALIECVPVRLDRGLQAKRVISIDTSSALPQQSRSSMPSGERADRKALAENAGAFEPVEVKWFNRVRGYGFVKRPDEVGGEDVFVHMETVRSSHLPDLEPGQWLEARIAPSNKGLTAIELRDSEVPA
- the secE gene encoding preprotein translocase subunit SecE, encoding MAKVSPGEFIRQVRVETSKVHWPTRKETVATGIMVIIMTMVLAFFFFGVDAFFSTVVKYLLSLLG
- a CDS encoding regulatory protein RecX, which translates into the protein MPPPLDQQRLQELALRYVGKYATTQAKLAAYLNRKIRERGWAGERPSDVPALAARFAELGYVDDAAYALGQSRSLTARGYGKRRLTEKLRLAGVDDDDGAEARRHADEEVVRSAVRLARRRRMGPFADAEPDRPQRERWIAAMIRGGHGFGLARVIASMPPGADVDEDQLREFVRSTDD
- a CDS encoding cupin domain-containing protein, whose amino-acid sequence is MHRFLLLAAAAAFVTGAPAQSKGMKWMDATGVGLPAGGQIAVVKGDPSKAAPFTVRIKMPAGYTVPPHKHPGDETVRVVTAGTLSYGMGDKLDKANVGSLTKGYHVTMMAGMNHYVFTADPLEVQVDGMGPFAITYVDPKDDPRTSK
- a CDS encoding PEPxxWA-CTERM sorting domain-containing protein — protein: MMMRGLKRAALPLAVIGAAAPAQAADVAFSGSVMNAVSNVGDPSVCASGFFHTYVLPTAGTSPTLGGFTYSSDVCQAVGQPITGTFNIVLADGSFAGTQVGLATPVPGQIGRPTLFDLVSNYTITGGTGAYTGATGSFVGTGTVDQRSGATLISLNFRAVPEPASWAMMLVGFAGIGMTMRRSQRRRVMPQLA
- a CDS encoding sensor histidine kinase, producing MRSIRVYLFALVAICLILATTAFGLVMAQANAVNRQRAEAQTRETAKALSIAVDGKIGRAVGVLRAISASNAAATHNWARLDRQARVALGDSDAWVVIHDRNGQQYVNTLLPAGAPLPRSTPPAEMWRAFDRGKIHICDLSRGAVEPNIVCVDVPLGTEARPEFAISVLYRPRSFDHIITRESTATGNIATLVDTSGRVIWRNIKPDQFVGHPATGPLKAALSRSNSAVLQTKSLEGVAMLSAFNRSPLTGWSVIVGSPIEQVNNATRLAVWRGSLLALFILLAGAALAALIGAKLVGSVHALVDASRPGGGGDGIRRTGIREIDEVGDTLRQSFAARAEGERHQQILIGELNHRVKNTLAIVQSLAHQTFRDQASPGEAIKSFESRLTALAAAHNLLTEQRWEAASMKQIVTAALRPFCHERRCAMDGPDFKIAPQTAVTLALAIHELATNASKYGALSTDGGTIDLSWTEDNGRFDLTWREVGGPAVTQPTTEGFGTRLIKRGLAAELHGTVDLDFQPDGLVCQISGRLKKTVPPKLPS
- a CDS encoding PilZ domain-containing protein, with amino-acid sequence METKIVHRMQGWVGRKDRQPVAVDATVHEDDGTATDVRLTDISEEGCRIEGDRDFRIGQRVQIAIPDVGRVSAQIRWALMGSAGAKFVDDSGED
- a CDS encoding fatty acyl-AMP ligase — protein: MEGLLERNTSMSEQLAPPGATATRDTLPRRLADFRTLGEALDYAATGQRGLNFHDARGTLTRNYPYSELRTDALVAARRLMAIGIKPGDRVALIAETGAEFAAVFFGAVYAGAWPVPLPLPTSFGGRDAYVDQLAVQLNSSDPALLLYPPELADFCQQAAERSGVQSRDWDSLQSLEPATGDLPSANPDDIAYLQYSSGSTRFPHGVAVTHEALLDNLHAHGVGLQVTEDDRVISWLPWYHDMGLVGCFLSPVAMQMSVDYLKTEDFARRPLAWLDMITRNPGNSVSYSPTFGYDICSRRMSSQTRAEDRFDLSRWRIAGNGADMIRPEVMQAFVDSFDAAGFKASAFCPSYGLAEATLAVSLMPPGEGIRLELVEESELSGGAQETGRPRRYRAVVNCGRAVEGMEIEIRGPDGDLLPDRGIGKVFVRGKSVMHSYFRDPESTDACLSADGWLDTGDMGYLSSGYIFIVGRAKDMIIINGRNHWPQDIEWAVEQLPGFKSGDIAAFAITGPSGEETPAVLVHCRISDNDERGRLRDEIRERVRAITGITPVVELVPPRTLPRTSSGKLSRTKARNLYLSGEIQPYDIAA